The following are encoded in a window of Nibricoccus aquaticus genomic DNA:
- a CDS encoding RNA polymerase sigma factor, with translation MDITETTALTDLVRQAQQGREDAQRALIVAYQNRIAGFIYSITGRSDAVEDLAQIVFIKMIRALPRLDQPAQFEAWLFRMARNACIDHIRRQRWQKLFSPLDQEDHFEIPETPSSVDSEELDALRHALSKLKPADRALIALAQEGRSQQEMADATGVSVVALKARLHRAREQLRQHYEHAS, from the coding sequence ATGGACATCACCGAAACGACGGCACTGACGGACCTCGTCCGACAGGCGCAGCAAGGCCGCGAGGACGCGCAGCGCGCGCTCATCGTCGCCTACCAGAATCGCATCGCCGGTTTCATCTACTCGATCACCGGCCGCAGTGATGCGGTCGAAGACCTCGCCCAAATCGTCTTCATCAAAATGATCCGCGCGCTCCCACGACTCGATCAACCCGCCCAGTTCGAAGCCTGGCTCTTCCGCATGGCCCGCAACGCCTGCATCGATCACATCCGCCGCCAGCGCTGGCAGAAATTATTTTCCCCCCTCGACCAGGAAGATCATTTCGAAATCCCCGAAACCCCCTCGTCCGTCGACAGCGAAGAACTCGACGCTCTCCGCCACGCCCTCTCCAAACTCAAACCCGCCGACCGCGCCCTCATCGCCCTTGCTCAAGAGGGCCGCAGCCAGCAGGAAATGGCCGACGCAACTGGCGTGAGTGTCGTCGCCCTCAAAGCCCGCCTCCACCGCGCCCGCGAACAACTTCGTCAACACTATGAACACGCCTCCTGA
- a CDS encoding sigma-54-dependent transcriptional regulator: MRVLIVDDEPSIRKITGLAVESMGHEVVTAPNGARALKELETESCDACFLDVNLGTEDGLVVLEKLLKAQPGLVVIMFTAYASIAVAVEAMRRGAFDFIPKPFTPDQIRQVLDKVGRTRKLEQKVKQLESQITEETPGLDLTSAEPAMQKLLQIAFKAAETPATVLILGPSGTGKSVLAREVHRRSTQKENAFITVNCPSLSRELLESELFGHVKGSFTGAVNDTMGKVAAADGGTLFLDEIGELPLEIQPKLLRLLQEREYERVGEPKIRKANVRVIAATNRNLAEEVKAGRFREDLYYRLNVINVTLPGLKDRPGDLMRLAENYRVFFCGRMGKRVAEFSPAVKEAFVRYGWPGNLRELRNVIERAVILSSGELIEPADLPEEFSHQADSSIAVGARVTLDALETEHIRRVLASAKNLDEAAKTLGIDPATLYRKRQKLGLI; the protein is encoded by the coding sequence ATGCGCGTACTGATTGTCGACGATGAACCCAGCATCCGCAAAATCACCGGCCTGGCCGTGGAAAGCATGGGGCATGAGGTGGTCACGGCGCCGAATGGCGCGCGTGCGCTGAAGGAACTGGAGACGGAGTCGTGCGATGCGTGCTTCCTCGATGTGAACCTCGGGACGGAAGACGGGCTGGTGGTGCTGGAGAAACTTTTGAAGGCGCAGCCGGGACTGGTCGTGATTATGTTCACGGCTTACGCGAGCATCGCGGTTGCGGTTGAGGCGATGCGGCGCGGGGCGTTCGATTTTATTCCGAAGCCGTTCACGCCGGATCAAATCCGGCAGGTGCTCGATAAGGTCGGCCGCACGCGGAAGCTGGAGCAGAAGGTCAAACAGCTCGAATCGCAGATCACCGAGGAAACGCCCGGGCTCGATCTGACCTCGGCGGAACCGGCGATGCAGAAGCTGCTGCAGATCGCGTTCAAGGCGGCGGAGACGCCGGCGACAGTGCTGATTCTTGGGCCGAGCGGAACGGGCAAGAGCGTGTTGGCGCGCGAAGTTCATCGACGCAGCACGCAGAAAGAAAATGCGTTCATCACGGTGAATTGCCCGAGTCTGTCGCGGGAGTTGCTGGAGAGTGAGCTCTTCGGCCACGTGAAGGGATCGTTCACGGGCGCGGTGAATGACACGATGGGCAAGGTGGCGGCGGCGGATGGCGGTACGCTGTTTCTCGATGAAATCGGCGAGCTGCCGCTGGAGATCCAGCCGAAGCTGCTGCGGCTGCTGCAGGAGCGGGAGTACGAGCGCGTAGGTGAGCCCAAAATACGCAAAGCCAATGTGCGCGTAATCGCGGCAACGAACCGCAATCTCGCCGAAGAGGTGAAAGCGGGGCGTTTTCGAGAGGATCTTTATTACCGGCTTAACGTGATCAACGTGACGCTGCCGGGATTGAAGGACCGGCCGGGCGATTTGATGAGGCTGGCGGAGAACTATCGCGTATTTTTCTGCGGACGCATGGGCAAGCGCGTCGCGGAATTTTCACCAGCGGTGAAGGAGGCGTTTGTGCGTTATGGCTGGCCGGGGAATCTGCGAGAGCTGCGCAATGTGATCGAGCGCGCGGTGATTTTGTCGTCGGGAGAGTTGATCGAGCCTGCTGATCTGCCGGAGGAGTTTTCGCATCAGGCGGATTCGAGTATCGCAGTAGGCGCACGGGTGACGCTCGATGCGCTGGAGACGGAGCACATCCGCCGCGTACTCGCTTCGGCGAAGAATCTCGATGAGGCAGCGAAGACGCTGGGGATCGATCCGGCGACGCTTTATCGGAAGCGGCAGAAACTGGGCCTCATCTGA
- a CDS encoding HAMP domain-containing sensor histidine kinase: MLRTRLYFGLLPLLLLFIGVGLAAMYICRDLGRSIEAKLGASYKVMIGCHEMREAAYAMTTAIHEAQNGRMLDARPVFENQRGIFKRTLMDQSFVSAGTARTEALAKVADAFEELVGFGDAMFERGAAVTQRNYYQTEQALFKTLRTLEELTHADYQELQKEGQRVADVARLSINFVAVAMVGGIVMSLVMSYALARSLLKPIRALTVSAAALGDGNLDNDVPVTSKDELGELARTFNLMAAKLRTYRDATAAKVVRAQRTMEATLTSTPDPLFVVAKDGTPELRNPAAEEVAASEEFANGFPEWLMKPLRMVLSTGVHYVPTGYDHVVTVHIGRDERHYLPRILSIGDTLTGFGGAAMILQDVTKFRLLDDAKTNLVGTVSHELKTPLTSLRMAVYLLLEENFGKLTAAQKDLLETARDDADRLLRILNDILDLSRIESGIASLNRREVAVVALLDDMAKEMKAITDAAGQRIEVLIAEGVAETVSVDPDRLRHVFINLLANASKYSPEGSVITLYAQPGGEGVVRFGVRDRGPGIPDESQPYVFEKFYRVPGQTRKGAGLGLTIAREIVVEHGGAIGCSSKVGEGSDFHFLIPVSEAAVGRKN, encoded by the coding sequence ATGCTGCGCACCCGGCTTTATTTCGGACTGCTGCCGCTGTTGTTGCTGTTCATCGGCGTGGGGTTGGCGGCGATGTATATCTGCCGCGATCTCGGGCGGTCGATCGAGGCGAAGCTGGGGGCGAGCTATAAGGTCATGATTGGCTGTCACGAGATGCGCGAGGCGGCGTATGCGATGACGACGGCGATTCACGAGGCGCAGAACGGACGGATGCTGGATGCGCGGCCGGTGTTCGAGAATCAGCGCGGAATTTTTAAGCGCACGCTGATGGATCAGTCGTTCGTGTCGGCGGGGACGGCGCGGACGGAGGCGCTGGCGAAGGTGGCGGATGCGTTTGAGGAGTTGGTGGGATTTGGCGACGCGATGTTCGAGCGCGGGGCGGCGGTGACGCAGCGGAATTACTACCAGACGGAGCAGGCGCTGTTCAAAACGCTGCGCACGCTGGAGGAGCTGACGCACGCGGATTACCAGGAGCTGCAGAAGGAGGGGCAACGCGTGGCGGATGTGGCGCGGTTGAGTATCAACTTCGTGGCGGTGGCGATGGTGGGGGGTATCGTGATGTCGCTGGTGATGTCGTATGCGCTGGCGCGGTCGTTGTTGAAACCGATCCGGGCGCTCACGGTGTCGGCGGCGGCGCTCGGCGATGGGAATCTGGACAACGATGTGCCGGTGACTTCGAAGGACGAGTTGGGTGAACTGGCGCGGACATTTAACTTGATGGCGGCGAAGCTGCGGACGTATCGCGATGCGACGGCGGCGAAGGTGGTGCGCGCGCAACGGACGATGGAGGCGACGCTGACCTCGACGCCCGATCCGCTGTTTGTGGTGGCGAAGGATGGCACGCCGGAGTTGCGGAATCCGGCGGCGGAGGAGGTGGCGGCGTCGGAGGAGTTCGCGAACGGATTTCCCGAGTGGCTGATGAAGCCGCTGCGGATGGTGCTCTCGACGGGCGTTCACTATGTGCCGACGGGGTACGATCACGTCGTGACGGTGCACATCGGGCGCGATGAGCGGCATTACCTGCCGCGCATCTTGTCGATCGGCGACACGCTCACGGGGTTCGGCGGGGCGGCGATGATTTTGCAGGATGTCACCAAGTTCCGGTTACTGGATGACGCGAAGACCAACCTCGTGGGCACGGTGAGCCATGAGTTGAAGACGCCGCTGACGAGTCTGCGGATGGCGGTCTATTTGTTGCTGGAGGAAAATTTCGGGAAGCTGACGGCGGCGCAGAAGGATCTGCTCGAAACGGCGCGCGACGATGCGGACCGGTTGCTGCGGATCTTGAACGACATTCTGGATCTCTCGCGGATCGAGAGCGGTATCGCATCGCTCAACCGGCGCGAGGTGGCGGTGGTGGCGTTGCTCGACGACATGGCGAAGGAGATGAAGGCGATCACGGATGCGGCGGGGCAGCGGATCGAGGTGTTGATTGCTGAGGGCGTGGCGGAGACGGTGAGCGTCGATCCCGACCGGTTGCGGCATGTGTTCATCAACCTGCTGGCGAATGCGTCGAAGTACTCTCCAGAGGGGAGCGTGATCACGCTCTATGCGCAGCCGGGCGGGGAGGGTGTGGTGCGCTTTGGCGTGCGCGATCGCGGTCCGGGAATTCCTGACGAGAGCCAGCCGTATGTCTTCGAGAAGTTTTACCGCGTGCCGGGGCAGACGCGGAAAGGTGCGGGGCTGGGGCTCACGATCGCGCGCGAGATCGTGGTGGAGCACGGCGGGGCGATCGGGTGCTCAAGCAAGGTGGGGGAGGGAAGCGATTTTCACTTCCTGATTCCGGTGAGCGAGGCGGCGGTGGGGCGGAAAAATTAA
- a CDS encoding GNAT family N-acetyltransferase codes for MTIRDALLSDAAAIARLTGELGYVANAQAISDRLSKIIGNPDHLMIVASFKEEIVGWLQAHASEVLESGFRVEIVGLIVDGNARRLGTGRSLVQRAEQWASAINASAVVVRSNTVREESHLFYPAIGFIHSKTQAVYRKQLKETDSKSA; via the coding sequence GTGACTATTCGTGACGCGCTTCTCTCCGACGCAGCAGCAATTGCCCGACTAACGGGAGAACTTGGCTATGTCGCCAACGCCCAAGCCATTTCCGACCGCCTCTCCAAAATCATCGGCAACCCTGACCACCTGATGATCGTCGCCAGCTTCAAAGAGGAAATAGTTGGTTGGCTGCAGGCCCATGCATCCGAAGTTTTAGAGTCAGGATTCAGGGTCGAAATCGTCGGGCTCATCGTAGACGGGAACGCCCGTCGCCTGGGCACGGGTCGCAGCCTCGTTCAGCGAGCAGAGCAGTGGGCGTCGGCAATCAACGCGAGTGCGGTCGTGGTACGCAGCAATACGGTCCGAGAAGAGAGCCACCTCTTTTATCCTGCCATCGGTTTCATCCACTCTAAGACTCAGGCCGTCTATCGAAAGCAACTGAAGGAGACGGATAGCAAATCGGCTTAA
- a CDS encoding U32 family peptidase codes for MSATDTAPAAATTTPRRYTRPEVLSPAGDWECVRAAVENGADAVYFGLERFNARMRAKNFTQADLPALMEFLHRRGVRGYVTFNTLVFTNELPDAEQFLRAIISAGVDAAIVQDIGICRLIRRLSPDFPIHGSTQMTVTNTAGVNFARDLDAQLIVLARENSIAEIEKIQAAQAVSGQPPLPLEVFVHGALCVAYSGQCLTSESLGGRSANRGECAQACRMPYDLYSDGEKVDLGDRRYLLSPQDLAGLDVLADLVRAGVSSLKIEGRLKAPEYVASITRIYRQTLDKVMAQLNSPIDASGSDGGAVPPPRSETPATPTDRYELQMAFSRGQYTGWFRGIHNQELAHGRFGTKRGVFLGEVTRVSDEAVTLRPQAPLKPGDGIVFDAGNPEVREQGGRIYQVDTRDGQATLRFGHGDIDFRRVRTGQLLWKTNDPALDKQVRQTFEGEKIRFQRPLHFEAHGRAGQPLTLIATDDEGHSAKLDSQLPLEPAQNQPLTTEKLTDQLGRLGGTPFKLGRLENHLEGAAMLPVSELNRLRRDLATEVERLRALPKRWTLTPPSSGLSTLSSQLSTNSPTAAAPELILVVRTLAQLDAALTCPGVTTLYCEFENPKNYREAVTRFRTWQSLHSSPLTIPSSIWVAPPRVTKPGEEWILNQVRSCEADGYLVRNHDHLAFFAADRKRGDFSLNVANPLTAEYFISRYGLERVTASYDLNIVQLESLLAAAPAPWFDLTIHQHMPMFHMEHCVFCAFLSSGKDYHDCGRPCEKHEVRLKDRTGAEFPLKADAGCRNTVYNNRAQTGAEYLDRLLALGARSFRVEFVNESADEVTRTITQYQRLLRREISGADLWRELKLLNQLGVTRGQMETTPRFINKKQ; via the coding sequence ATGTCCGCCACCGACACCGCTCCCGCCGCCGCCACCACGACTCCGCGCCGCTACACGCGCCCCGAGGTGCTCTCGCCCGCCGGCGACTGGGAATGCGTCCGCGCCGCCGTCGAAAACGGAGCCGACGCCGTCTACTTCGGCCTCGAGCGCTTCAACGCCCGGATGCGCGCCAAAAACTTCACCCAGGCCGACCTCCCCGCGCTCATGGAGTTTCTCCACCGCCGCGGCGTCCGCGGCTACGTGACGTTCAACACCCTCGTCTTCACCAACGAGCTCCCCGACGCCGAGCAATTCCTCCGCGCCATCATCAGCGCCGGCGTCGACGCCGCCATCGTCCAGGACATCGGCATCTGCCGCCTCATCCGCCGCCTCTCCCCCGACTTCCCGATCCACGGCTCCACCCAGATGACCGTGACCAACACCGCTGGCGTGAACTTCGCCCGCGACCTCGACGCCCAGCTCATCGTTCTCGCCCGCGAAAACTCCATCGCCGAAATCGAAAAAATCCAAGCCGCCCAAGCCGTCTCCGGCCAGCCGCCACTCCCGCTCGAAGTCTTCGTCCACGGCGCCCTCTGCGTCGCCTACTCCGGCCAGTGCCTCACCAGCGAATCCCTCGGCGGCCGCTCCGCCAACCGCGGCGAATGCGCCCAAGCCTGCCGCATGCCCTACGACCTCTACTCCGACGGCGAAAAGGTAGACCTCGGCGACCGCCGCTACCTCCTCAGCCCGCAAGACCTCGCCGGCCTCGACGTCCTCGCTGACCTCGTCCGCGCCGGAGTTTCCTCCCTCAAAATCGAAGGCCGCCTCAAAGCCCCCGAATACGTCGCCAGCATCACCCGCATCTACCGACAGACCCTCGACAAAGTCATGGCGCAACTGAACTCCCCAATCGACGCCTCCGGTTCCGATGGAGGCGCGGTGCCCCCACCGCGCTCCGAAACTCCCGCGACGCCCACCGACCGCTACGAACTCCAGATGGCCTTCTCCCGCGGCCAGTACACCGGCTGGTTCCGCGGCATCCATAACCAGGAGCTCGCCCACGGCCGCTTCGGCACCAAACGCGGCGTCTTCCTCGGCGAAGTCACCCGCGTCAGCGACGAAGCCGTCACCCTCCGCCCGCAAGCCCCGCTCAAACCCGGCGACGGCATCGTCTTCGACGCCGGCAACCCCGAAGTCCGCGAACAAGGCGGCCGCATCTACCAAGTCGATACACGCGACGGCCAGGCCACGCTCCGCTTCGGCCACGGCGACATCGATTTCCGCCGCGTCCGCACCGGCCAGCTCCTCTGGAAAACCAACGACCCCGCTCTCGACAAACAGGTCCGCCAGACCTTCGAAGGCGAAAAAATCCGCTTCCAGCGCCCGCTCCACTTCGAAGCCCACGGCCGCGCCGGACAACCGCTCACCCTCATCGCGACCGACGACGAAGGCCACAGCGCCAAACTCGATTCCCAACTCCCGCTCGAGCCCGCCCAAAACCAGCCGCTCACCACGGAAAAACTCACCGACCAACTCGGCCGCCTCGGCGGCACCCCCTTCAAACTCGGCCGCCTCGAAAATCATCTCGAAGGCGCGGCGATGCTCCCCGTCAGCGAACTCAACCGCCTCCGCCGCGACCTCGCCACCGAAGTCGAACGCCTCCGCGCCCTCCCCAAACGCTGGACGCTCACCCCGCCTTCTTCCGGTCTCTCAACTCTCAGCTCTCAACTCTCAACCAACTCGCCCACCGCCGCGGCGCCCGAGCTCATCCTTGTCGTCCGCACCCTCGCCCAACTCGACGCCGCCCTCACCTGCCCCGGCGTGACGACTCTCTACTGCGAATTCGAGAACCCCAAAAACTACCGCGAAGCCGTCACCCGCTTCCGCACCTGGCAGTCCCTTCACTCTTCACCCCTCACCATTCCCTCTTCGATTTGGGTCGCCCCGCCCCGCGTCACCAAACCCGGCGAAGAATGGATCCTCAACCAAGTCCGCTCCTGCGAAGCCGACGGCTACCTCGTCCGCAACCACGACCACCTCGCCTTCTTCGCCGCCGACCGCAAACGCGGCGACTTCTCCCTCAACGTCGCCAACCCGCTCACCGCCGAGTATTTCATTTCCCGTTACGGACTCGAACGCGTCACCGCCAGCTACGACCTCAACATCGTCCAGCTCGAATCCCTCCTCGCCGCCGCGCCCGCGCCCTGGTTCGACCTCACGATCCACCAGCACATGCCCATGTTTCACATGGAGCACTGCGTCTTCTGCGCGTTTCTCTCCTCGGGCAAAGACTACCACGACTGCGGCCGCCCCTGCGAAAAACACGAAGTCCGCCTCAAAGACCGCACCGGCGCCGAGTTCCCGCTCAAAGCCGACGCTGGCTGCCGCAACACCGTCTACAACAACCGCGCCCAGACCGGCGCCGAATACCTCGACCGCCTCCTCGCCCTCGGCGCCCGCAGCTTCCGCGTCGAATTCGTCAACGAGTCCGCCGACGAAGTAACTCGCACCATCACGCAATACCAGCGCCTCCTCCGCCGCGAAATCTCCGGCGCCGACCTCTGGCGCGAGCTAAAACTCCTCAACCAACTCGGCGTCACCCGCGGCCAGATGGAAACCACCCCCCGCTTCATCAATAAGAAACAGTGA
- a CDS encoding PEP-CTERM sorting domain-containing protein — translation MTTIRPLHLLSRVAATFALSAVLATAAQAQLTLNSYDRGHYDSSGNHTASNTSYLAGDFGTEIYRSFFVFNLTDLAGSLTSAKLRINNPFGSSPDANESVTIASVGVSIPTLLAGGTGTSIYNALDDSPNFISSTQRNPATTGFLEFTLNNSFLNYAETNFGNLIALSFRVTSIQPNSPDEFFFGNTGNSVASDVQLVLDGSILAIGCPLPEEANVPVPEPSTYGLIGAGVLLAGVALRRRLAARKA, via the coding sequence ATGACAACAATTCGCCCCCTCCACCTGCTCAGCCGCGTCGCCGCCACCTTCGCCCTCTCCGCCGTCCTTGCGACCGCAGCCCAAGCCCAGCTCACCCTCAACAGCTACGACCGCGGCCACTACGACTCCTCGGGCAACCATACCGCCTCCAACACCAGCTACCTCGCCGGTGACTTCGGCACCGAGATCTACCGCAGCTTCTTCGTTTTCAACCTCACCGACCTCGCTGGCAGCCTCACCAGCGCCAAGCTCCGCATCAACAACCCCTTCGGCTCTTCCCCCGACGCCAACGAGAGCGTCACCATCGCCTCCGTCGGCGTCTCCATCCCGACCCTCCTCGCCGGCGGCACCGGCACCTCCATCTACAACGCCCTCGACGATTCCCCCAACTTCATCTCCTCCACCCAGCGCAACCCCGCCACCACCGGCTTCCTCGAGTTCACGCTCAACAACAGCTTCCTCAACTACGCCGAAACTAATTTCGGCAACCTCATCGCCCTCTCCTTCCGCGTCACCTCCATCCAGCCCAATTCCCCCGACGAATTTTTCTTCGGTAATACCGGCAACAGCGTCGCCTCCGACGTCCAGCTCGTCCTCGACGGCAGCATTCTCGCCATCGGCTGCCCGCTCCCCGAAGAAGCCAACGTCCCCGTCCCCGAGCCCTCCACCTACGGCCTGATCGGCGCCGGCGTCCTCCTCGCCGGAGTCGCCCTCCGCCGCCGCCTCGCCGCCCGCAAAGCCTGA
- a CDS encoding PDZ domain-containing protein yields the protein MKIHAPIYRRVSRLAALVVAWVLVAGASAQVRDGVPGPALIEKDGAAERPALKEVPFLGVSTHRADTEVAAKGKSARGTGLVVERVMVGSPAEGILKPQDLLTRLDGEELVDPRQLGVLIRSRAEGVEVALTVVRAGKEQVVRVKLGRRAMPPLPERARPALP from the coding sequence ATGAAAATACACGCTCCGATCTACCGAAGGGTTAGCCGACTCGCAGCGTTGGTTGTGGCGTGGGTGTTGGTGGCCGGGGCTTCGGCGCAGGTACGCGACGGGGTGCCGGGCCCGGCGCTCATCGAGAAAGATGGAGCGGCGGAGCGGCCGGCGTTGAAGGAGGTGCCGTTTCTCGGGGTCAGTACGCACCGCGCCGATACGGAGGTGGCGGCGAAGGGGAAATCGGCGCGCGGGACGGGGCTGGTGGTGGAGCGGGTGATGGTGGGGAGCCCGGCGGAGGGAATTTTGAAGCCGCAGGATTTGCTGACTCGGCTGGATGGAGAGGAGCTCGTCGATCCACGTCAGCTTGGGGTGTTGATCCGGTCGCGGGCGGAGGGCGTGGAGGTGGCGTTGACCGTGGTGCGCGCGGGCAAGGAGCAGGTGGTGCGCGTGAAGTTGGGGAGGCGGGCGATGCCGCCGCTGCCGGAGCGGGCGAGGCCGGCGTTGCCTTAA
- a CDS encoding Smr/MutS family protein, whose protein sequence is MSAALDADDSEPVRIPITGELDLHTFAPRDVSQVVPAYLEACRERRILTVRIVHGKGTGTLRETVHALLRRSPLVANFRLGDETSGSWGATLVTLKN, encoded by the coding sequence ATGTCCGCCGCCCTCGACGCCGACGACTCTGAGCCCGTCCGCATTCCGATCACTGGCGAACTCGATCTGCACACCTTCGCCCCGCGCGACGTTTCCCAAGTCGTCCCTGCTTACCTCGAAGCCTGCCGCGAACGCCGCATCCTCACCGTCCGCATCGTCCACGGCAAAGGCACCGGCACCCTCCGTGAAACCGTCCACGCCCTCCTCCGCCGCTCCCCACTCGTCGCAAACTTCCGACTCGGCGACGAAACCTCCGGCAGCTGGGGCGCGACGCTCGTGACCCTCAAAAATTAA
- a CDS encoding Sec-independent protein translocase subunit TatA/TatB — translation MPPSAQLLAFLDIGGGEMMAIFLVVLLLFGGKKMPELARGLGKSIREFKKVTSGVEDQIKQAIDEVPEVVTKPVRQALAPISPVALPPPAATPPSLSHTPPPATPPPAIPPEPTP, via the coding sequence ATGCCACCCTCCGCACAACTCCTCGCCTTCCTCGACATCGGCGGCGGCGAAATGATGGCGATCTTCCTCGTCGTCCTCCTCCTTTTCGGCGGCAAGAAAATGCCCGAACTCGCCCGCGGACTCGGCAAATCCATCCGCGAATTCAAAAAAGTCACCAGCGGCGTCGAAGATCAGATAAAGCAAGCGATCGACGAAGTCCCCGAAGTCGTCACCAAACCCGTCCGCCAAGCCCTCGCCCCCATTTCCCCAGTTGCCCTGCCACCACCAGCCGCGACTCCTCCATCTCTATCGCACACACCTCCTCCGGCCACGCCGCCGCCCGCGATTCCCCCCGAGCCCACGCCCTAG
- a CDS encoding aldose epimerase, with protein sequence MEKVPYLGQELTRWQVGNSTFLAMPERGARLMHWHLTLGDGSVRDIVHWPEVTNIDDFFKTRGGNPILFPFNARTYDNGDIHFWRGPDGVRRPMPMHGIARQGHFKTTRCDARGFAAQFVPDAEAKAAYPYDYEFTVTYLFEPLGLSCEFTLKNLGTTPIPWSAGHHFYFTVPWNEGLSRSDYAIRIPAGKTLRQDQSNGKLSPGPAFDPQENLANKALVDLFHTNLKSNAITFGPKGQPGEVSVSIGTSKVPPPDATFVTWTLDDTAPFYCVEPWMGPANAPEHKLGLQWVPPGQTQNFVVQVHVK encoded by the coding sequence ATGGAAAAGGTGCCTTATCTCGGACAGGAACTCACACGCTGGCAGGTCGGCAACTCGACCTTCCTCGCCATGCCCGAGCGCGGCGCACGCCTCATGCACTGGCACCTCACGCTCGGCGATGGCTCCGTGCGCGACATCGTGCATTGGCCCGAGGTCACAAACATCGACGACTTCTTCAAGACCCGCGGCGGCAACCCCATCCTTTTCCCGTTCAACGCCCGCACCTACGACAACGGCGATATCCACTTCTGGCGCGGCCCCGACGGCGTTCGCCGCCCCATGCCCATGCACGGCATCGCCCGCCAGGGTCACTTCAAGACCACCCGCTGCGACGCCCGCGGTTTTGCCGCCCAGTTCGTCCCCGACGCCGAAGCCAAGGCCGCCTACCCGTACGACTACGAATTCACCGTCACTTACCTCTTCGAGCCGCTCGGTCTCTCCTGCGAATTCACCCTCAAAAACCTCGGCACCACCCCCATCCCGTGGAGCGCCGGCCACCACTTCTACTTCACCGTTCCGTGGAACGAAGGCCTCTCCCGCTCCGACTACGCCATCCGTATTCCCGCCGGTAAGACGCTCCGCCAGGACCAGTCCAACGGCAAACTCTCCCCCGGCCCCGCCTTCGATCCGCAGGAGAACCTCGCCAACAAAGCCCTCGTCGATCTCTTCCACACCAATCTCAAATCCAACGCCATCACCTTCGGCCCCAAGGGCCAGCCCGGCGAAGTCTCCGTCAGCATTGGCACCAGCAAAGTCCCGCCACCCGACGCCACTTTCGTCACCTGGACGCTCGACGACACCGCCCCGTTCTACTGCGTCGAACCGTGGATGGGCCCCGCCAACGCCCCCGAACACAAACTCGGCCTGCAATGGGTGCCACCCGGCCAGACACAAAACTTCGTCGTGCAGGTCCACGTGAAGTGA